In one Plutella xylostella chromosome 20, ilPluXylo3.1, whole genome shotgun sequence genomic region, the following are encoded:
- the LOC119692026 gene encoding uncharacterized protein LOC119692026: protein MEAVLKPPSAFQFDNNLTSVTSGNLCKSWEDWKKSFLVYFEACELSKKTVTVQINILLHVIGPKCREVYEQFKKKSESLSDVLSQFDEFFLPKKNTTVERHKFFTREQKDFESTEQYVYELNKMAATCNFKDLCDELVKDRLICGINDGALRERLLREPDLTLSRALDICRLAELSRVQAGSIKTERSSHHVHEVNHHNGDCSEQPGSGEGSVSWVQSGRCRCGAAQAQHASGTRDARDRRRRGRGRGRGRARAQGRPGPPAAAAPPYQGSSANKVQSVCSKCGINHELYKCPAYGVQCNNCNRYNHYAKMCRRQVYAIDGESSDQGGETS, encoded by the coding sequence atggagGCCGTATTAAAGCCGCCATCGGCCTTtcaatttgataataatttaacgAGTGTAACGTCAGGAAATCTGTGCAAATCGTGGGAAGACTGgaaaaaatcatttttggTTTATTTTGAAGCTTGTGAACTATCAAAAAAGACTGTAACAGTCCAAATTAATATACTGTTACACGTCATCGGTCCAAAGTGTCGCGAAGTTTACGAACAATTTAAGAAGAAAAGCGAGTCATTGAGCGATGTCTTATCTCAATTTGATGAATTCTTTTTACctaaaaagaatactacaGTGGAAAGACACAAATTCTTCACCCGTGAGCAAAAAGATTTCGAGTCAACGGAACAATACGTCTATGAATTGAATAAAATGGCGGCGACGTGTAATTTCAAAGATCTATGCGACGAGCTTGTTAAAGATCGCCTAATCTGCGGAATAAATGATGGTGCATTACGAGAACGATTATTACGAGAACCGGATCTAACACTGAGCAGAGCCCTCGATATATGTCGGTTGGCTGAGCTGTCACGTGTTCAGGCCGGCAGTATCAAGACTGAGAGGTCGAGTCATCACGTCCACGAGGTAAATCATCACAATGGAGATTGCTCGGAGCAGCCGGGATCAGGCGAAGGATCAGTCAGCTGGGTGCAGTCGGGGCGCTGTCGGTGTGGAGCAGCGCAGGCGCAGCACGCCTCCGGCACGCGGGACGCGCGTGACCGTCGCAGGcgagggcgcgggcgcggccgcGGGCGCGCTCGTGCTCAGGGGCGCCCTGGGCCGCCTGCTGCCGCCGCCCCGCCCTACCAAGGTTCTAGTGCAAATAAAGTGCAAAGTGTATGCTCAAAGTGCGGTATAAATCATGAGCTATATAAGTGCCCAGCCTATGGTGTGCAGTGTAACAATTGTAACCGTTACAATCATTATGCTAAGATGTGTAGACGACAAGTTTACGCTATTGATGGTGAATCCAGTGATCAG